The Flavobacterium sp. IMCC34852 genome contains the following window.
TCTTCTGGGCTAAAGTATAAATGTGGCAATTTATTCTTTGGAAAATCTTTTCTGTCAGACATAATCCTTGGTGCTACATCAGGATATTTAGCTAAAGAAATTTTTATTAATATAGGTTCTTCTGATAATATAAAATTATCGACAGAACCTCTTGATGGAAGAGATACTTCATATTTTGCTGAAATAACAATATTAAATTTATCCCATTCAAAAACATTTAAAGAACCTTTCTTAAAATAAGATTCTATTTCTTGAATAGCTTTCGCAACTTGAGGTTTAAACTTTCCTTCATATTTTTTTAAAGAATCACTATAGAGCATTATCCTTGAGAAATTATTGTGGAAGCAGCACCACTTCCTCCAGATGATGTTAATGCTCCGCTAGTTGACTGATTAGTTTTTCTTGCAGGCCCATTTGATGTAATATCAAAAATGATTGGTTTTGGCTCTGATTCTTTAGGCTCAATTGCAGTATTTAAAAATTTCTCTTTTGATTCAATCTTTTTTAAATATTCCTTTTTAGCATCATAATGAGGTGGATTATCATCATCATTAATAATCTTTTTACTTGATGCAATTATATAAGCACCTTGTCTAGCATAATCTAAAGCTTCTAATGAAGTAGCTTTAGGCTCTTCTTCACTAGTATCATTAAAAAATGTCCAAGAACAATGATGAGGTGCTTCAAATAAATCCCAATCCAACGCTTTATGTGTAATATCGTTTTTAAATCTTTTTGTTCGCTCCAATATTTGTTCCCAAGTAGTATGATCAGAATCGCCTCCAAACATAGCTAAACAAGAAAAGTCAGTACTCCATGAATATTCTTTAAATCTAGCTTGAAAAACAATACTTGCTGAATTTTTATCTTTCTCTGGTGAATCAAGGTGTATCTTAAAAGGTGCATGAATAAATACTGAAAAGGTAGTTTGTTCAACATGATTAAACTTTGTAACAATTTCTCCAGGCTTGGTTCTCAAATAATCTAATTCAGCATATTTTTTATCTCCATCATATCCAATGATTCTAATACGATTTCCAGGCAAATCTTTATCATCATCTTCTTTTAAATGCAATGCC
Protein-coding sequences here:
- a CDS encoding cobyric acid synthase CobQ — encoded protein: MAVANNPQIKYYPVKNGDMSLITLEDKTTILVDCNIKNASKDENDKSAYDVKKDLLDSIQYRNGNPYIDVFILTHGDQDHCLGFKDNFYQGNPKKYSKEDKENGLIIMDAMWFSPMIAEQYTNDNEDAYQQEAERRLALHLKEDDDKDLPGNRIRIIGYDGDKKYAELDYLRTKPGEIVTKFNHVEQTTFSVFIHAPFKIHLDSPEKDKNSASIVFQARFKEYSWSTDFSCLAMFGGDSDHTTWEQILERTKRFKNDITHKALDWDLFEAPHHCSWTFFNDTSEEEPKATSLEALDYARQGAYIIASSKKIINDDDNPPHYDAKKEYLKKIESKEKFLNTAIEPKESEPKPIIFDITSNGPARKTNQSTSGALTSSGGSGAASTIISQG